CCACGAATCATTGCTATACTGATTCAGTGTTAGCTGTTGTATACAAGGCTCCTTCATGATATGAATCCTAAAATTATAAGAAACATACCAAAAATATTTTGACTTTTATTTGTAGTATTCCAGCAACAATGCAACAAAACAGTTCCTGCAAGTGGAACCAAGTTATTGTCCCATTAAGTGCAAcatgttttacatttatatttgtgtatctttatgaaatatttgaaattaaaaataaatggtatTCTTCCATGTTACTGAGCTCATGTGTGGCAGTCTCTTGACTTCTGGCATGTTCAAATAGATATGGAGTTTGATGAACATATTCAAAACAACAATACAAATGTACTGTGTACAGTAACATTTTATTGGAAAAAGTTTACAAGAAACCTGTTCTTTCCAATGCCAATAACATGGCTAAAACTCATAACCGTATAAGCTGCCCTGTAACAAGAATGACTCAACTTTTAAAACAAACTTATAGATCTCATATAGTCTTGTTATGCATCAGTATACATCAGTGACTTACTGTAAagaccatgaacactggctaTTGTGGTATCACATATTCCTTCAGTGTCATCTATggtatagaaataaaaacaagtgtgaatgactgagaacatacatgcatacaaataaaaatgcataattTCTGGCAGTAACAAGACATTTTTTCAGGTGTTAAGATTAATACTATATCTGAGAACATGACAATTTGGCATTACAAAAGGATGCCTGAATAATCACAGTACTTGACCACTGCACTGAAGtgtacagtgtttatttatgatCTCAGTAATCAATAACCATCTTCAAAACAGACTGAATCCTTTAAGCAGCTTGAATCAATTTGATGGATGAATAACAGGTATGCTTAGAAACAATATGACATTAAGAAAAtactggaatttaaaaaaatattttcaccaACTTTATATGGAACCTTTGTAATCAACAACAAATGCCAAACTTTGATACCTTAACCTACCTTAACTAAAAATTGCATATACTgtaaagcaaaatgttttcagaCATGACAAATGCTAAAGTATAAAATTGTACTTATTCCTTTTACAATACAGTGTTGCATAACAGCATTACTTTTACGTTATAACTATGTTCAGTTTTAGCCCTGACCTAATAAGAAAATACCATCTGAATGAATTAGTCTTACTACTAATTACTTACAAAAGTATTTGACTGTGCTGAGCTCTCACACCACACATGGTGCATTAAAGAACGTTTAAGAGCAGTTTAATTATAGTTTATAGATCTTAAGTAATCTTTCTTCATGCTTTTGCTGAAGGTTTCTGTCTTACAGCTGGAAAGCTTGGATTTGGTGAAGACAGCTCTGGATATGGTAGTAAACAGTGTACCTGTTCGTTTTGTTTTGTGACTGTATCATGTAAAACTCAAAAtgataaaagaaaatgaaatattagcCAAAACTAGACTTCTAACAGAGATGAGAAACTTCTCTCTAATTAAAAAAAGTATACTGTATAAgttcaaaatacataaaaatacatattCCTAACATCTCTTTACAGTTATGCTCTAGTGTGCATGAGCAGTTCAAATGTAGCGCATTGCTGTCAGAGTCTAAACAAAATCCATCACCCAGACATTACTTTCAAGAACTGCATTAAATTCAGAACGAAAATCTGGGAAGTTTTCATAGCTGTTAGCTAGCTGCAGAACATTCCCACACGTGCGTCCGACTGGTCTTCTTGTAAACTCTGTCATATCTTGAAATTCCACATAAATACTGTTTGTTACTATAAGGTCAGATCCGGTGCAGAAACGCATAAATTTCTGAAGTTTAATGTTATCCAGCTCTCTGATGAATCTTTTGAGATgatttttcacttctttttgtTGTGGAGTCAAATCCACAGCAAATTTCAGCAGCTGGCACACTTTTTTTGAAGTTGGTTGCAGTTCAGAGAATAACTTGGTCAGTCCCTCTGGACTGAGGGAGATATGGGGGTCGATGATCTCCCGCCAGCAGTCAATAACAAACATTGGTTTTTGGACAAGCTCTTTGTGTGCTATTTCATCAAGGATTGTAGGAAGAGTCTCAGCAGTGATTCTTTTTCTACAGCCATAACTGTCAAGAATTTCCACAAGATCATCCAAGTCAACTGCAGAGAAATCTTTTACTGCTTCCatcaaaacatcacattcttgGCTGCTGACAAACTGTAGAAAGTGTGCTTTAAGATCACTGTAAACACCACTGAAAAGCACTTGTTCCATAAAAGGGATTGCAAGTTTATTTGGAAAATACTGACATTCTTGGTAACCTTTCAGGAGTATTCGCCCAACTGCCTTCCATTTTTCAGCAGGAAAATCATGGCGAATGAATGGCACTTTAATGGTTGCACCTAGGGTGCATCGCTCATAAAATTCATGCCAGAAGCATGTGAGTACATCTCTTAGTATTCCTGATCCAGTGCCTGGTTCTTCTGTGTTGTCTGGAAGTATGCGCTTCACATTCAGTGTTTTGGTCAAAATCTCCTCATCAGAGAAAGCAGTAATCATGTCATGTAAAGTGTCAGTATGACGTATGGTGATTGTTATTATGTTCTCTGAATTAGGTGGACTGAGGGGTACGAGAAAACCCTCATAGACTAATGTGTCTTCTGTATCTTCTTCAGCATCAAAAATTGGACCAAAAGTAATTTCTGGATCATCTAAAATTTCTGAACCAGCGATGACTTCATCAAAATTACCCCTGACTTCCCCCACTTGCAATGGATTAATATCACTGCCACTGCTTTCTGAGACAAACACCACTTCAGATGTCTCGCTGGCATCTTCTTCAGGATCTTTTGGTTTTGTTGCAATGTAGAAGCGTAACATTGTCAGTCTCGCTGCCTCATACATATTGCCAATAGACTGGCAGGTATCATCAGTAAGGTGGTTCTGTTTAAAGTCCCAAACCTCAAACTCAAAATCTGTTTCACATCCCTTAGGAGATATGCcattaggaaaaaaaagtttctttccTTCCTGAAGAATATCTTTTAATCCAGCATCAGTGGCCATTTGAATTTTTCTAGTGCCACCTCCCTGCTTCGCTCTCACCTGTTTGGCTATTTTTCCATCACAATGTATCCATCCTATCTCAACATTGCGTGttgctttttgcttctttgtctGTCTTATTCCTGCATCTGTATGTGAAGTGTTCTCCTTTGGACTTTCTTTTCTGGTTTTCATTTTCTCACGAAGTTTTTGCAGAAGTCCTAGTTTTCTTTTTGACAGTGGTTGCTTGCTTTTGCAGAAATTGAAGACGGCAATTCGGTCTCCGTACGAGGGAATGTAGTTTGCCAAAGTTGCGTCATCCATCAGCGCTATGACGTCACAGTCAATCTGCacacaggaagaaagaaaagacagtcaTTTTCTGCAACATTTACGCTGCAAAGCAATATTACAGTTAAGCCTCTTGGCCTCGTTAATGCCAGTAGGAGAGTATTGACTGTAGTTATCAGAAAAGCTATCTATTTTATGCAGGGCGAAACACAATAATGAAAGAAGCAAACTAAGGCATAGCCtttcagtaaataataaatcctcttctgtatttaaaaaaaagcggGACTTGATTGGTTATGATGTAGGTAGTACGTCTTCTAAGGATGTTCTACGACACTGCTGTCTTTTATGTTGTGGTCTGCTGGAGTGGTGGAATGGCAGAGAGGGACAGGGGGAAACTTAACAAACTGGTCGGGAGGGCCAGCTTTAGCGGTCTGCTAAAGTCCACTGAGCAGACTGGGGAGGAGAGGATGTTGTCTAAGCTAACATCCACCATGGACAACACCTCCACGCTCTCTGCATGAGACTGTACGACCACTGAGCAGCTCGATCAGCAGTAGACTTTTGTGTACACGCTTGTGTACATAGCTCTGTACATTTTTATCTGTACATATGAATGTTACTTATGTATGTAAGACTATAACGCagagtcataaatacacagtccATTTAGTCATTTAAGCAAAGGTATTACACATAGAACACAAAGTAACATTGTAAATCAGTCTTTGGCACAATATCGGGATTATTtcgttatttatttttgtgtttatgcgAACAATATGCCTGATTTGCGACTTTCTGCACTTCTATTGGTTGTGCGAACAAACGTCACGTCACTCCGAGGTCAAAGTTCAACCCGGCAGCGCTCCTCAGCCAGCACTTTTATATATAGGAGAAAGATGATGTCATTCTGACATTATAAACAGTTTGCTCATTTCTTCCGACACTGTACCACTAACGTATACACAGTTACATGCACTACATTAGTTTGTGTTAGCTAACATGTTGTGAGGGGATCGTCAGTCGGCCACCGTCAGAACAACAACCGGGGCTGTGTCGGTGGCTGTGTATGAACGCCACCCATTTTTCTGAGTGAAATATCCGCATA
This region of Maylandia zebra isolate NMK-2024a linkage group LG20, Mzebra_GT3a, whole genome shotgun sequence genomic DNA includes:
- the LOC143414306 gene encoding uncharacterized protein LOC143414306; the protein is MVDISDFLRGRGVPEDAILLMEEQKIDCDVIALMDDATLANYIPSYGDRIAVFNFCKSKQPLSKRKLGLLQKLREKMKTRKESPKENTSHTDAGIRQTKKQKATRNVEIGWIHCDGKIAKQVRAKQGGGTRKIQMATDAGLKDILQEGKKLFFPNGISPKGCETDFEFEVWDFKQNHLTDDTCQSIGNMYEAARLTMLRFYIATKPKDPEEDASETSEVVFVSESSGSDINPLQVGEVRGNFDEVIAGSEILDDPEITFGPIFDAEEDTEDTLVYEGFLVPLSPPNSENIITITIRHTDTLHDMITAFSDEEILTKTLNVKRILPDNTEEPGTGSGILRDVLTCFWHEFYERCTLGATIKVPFIRHDFPAEKWKAVGRILLKGYQECQYFPNKLAIPFMEQVLFSGVYSDLKAHFLQFVSSQECDVLMEAVKDFSAVDLDDLVEILDSYGCRKRITAETLPTILDEIAHKELVQKPMFVIDCWREIIDPHISLSPEGLTKLFSELQPTSKKVCQLLKFAVDLTPQQKEVKNHLKRFIRELDNIKLQKFMRFCTGSDLIVTNSIYVEFQDMTEFTRRPVGRTCGNVLQLANSYENFPDFRSEFNAVLESNVWVMDFV